A genomic window from Streptomyces brevispora includes:
- a CDS encoding metallopeptidase TldD-related protein: MSRVSKPYEIVERALELSTADGCVVIADEQSSANLRWAGNALTTNGVTRGRTLTVIATVDGAEGTASGVVSRSAVTAADLEPLVRAAEAAARGAGPAEDAQPLVTGVPASPDFTDAPRETDSDVFAAFAPALGDAFARARSGGRELYGFANHEMTSTYLGTSTGLRLRHDQPNGTLELNAKSPDRSRSAWAGRATRDFKDVDPAEMDAELSRRLSWAERRIELPAGRYETLLPPTAVADLLIYQLWSSTARDATEGRTVFSRPGGGTRLGETLSRLPLTLCSDPHAPGLESAPFVVAHSSGDDVSVFDNGLPLARTDWIRDGRLEQLTTTRHTAGLTGLPLAPAIDNLILEGGGERSLEEMVAATTGRGLLLTCMWYIREVDPATLLLTGLTRDGVYLVEGGEVVGEVNNFRFNESPVDLLSRATEAGRTEKTLPREWGDWFTRAAMPALRIPDFNMSSVSPGV; this comes from the coding sequence CCAACCTGCGCTGGGCGGGCAACGCGCTCACCACGAACGGCGTGACCCGCGGCCGCACGCTCACCGTCATCGCCACGGTCGACGGGGCCGAGGGCACCGCGTCCGGCGTGGTGTCCAGGTCCGCCGTCACCGCGGCGGACCTGGAGCCGCTGGTGCGGGCCGCCGAGGCCGCCGCGCGCGGGGCCGGTCCGGCCGAGGACGCGCAGCCGCTGGTCACCGGGGTGCCCGCCTCCCCCGACTTCACGGACGCGCCCCGGGAGACGGACTCCGATGTGTTCGCGGCGTTCGCCCCCGCGCTCGGCGACGCCTTCGCGCGGGCCCGCTCCGGCGGCCGTGAGCTGTACGGCTTCGCCAACCACGAGATGACCTCGACCTACCTCGGTACGTCGACGGGGCTGCGGCTGCGCCATGACCAGCCGAACGGGACGCTGGAGCTGAACGCCAAGTCGCCCGACCGGTCGCGGTCGGCCTGGGCGGGCCGGGCGACCCGCGACTTCAAGGATGTCGACCCGGCCGAGATGGACGCCGAGCTGTCCCGGCGGCTGAGCTGGGCGGAGCGCCGTATCGAGCTGCCGGCCGGACGGTACGAGACGCTGCTGCCGCCGACCGCCGTCGCCGATCTGCTGATCTACCAGCTGTGGTCCTCGACCGCCCGGGACGCCACGGAGGGCCGGACGGTGTTCTCCAGGCCCGGTGGCGGCACCCGGCTCGGCGAGACCCTGTCCCGGCTGCCGCTGACGCTGTGCAGCGACCCGCACGCGCCGGGGCTCGAGTCGGCGCCGTTCGTCGTCGCCCATTCCTCCGGGGACGACGTTTCGGTCTTTGACAACGGGCTGCCGCTGGCCCGCACCGACTGGATCAGGGACGGCCGGCTGGAGCAGCTGACGACCACCCGGCACACGGCGGGCCTGACGGGTCTGCCGCTCGCCCCGGCGATCGACAACCTGATCCTGGAGGGCGGCGGTGAGCGGTCGTTGGAGGAGATGGTGGCCGCGACGACCGGCCGCGGGCTGCTGCTGACCTGTATGTGGTACATCCGCGAGGTCGATCCGGCGACGCTGTTGCTGACCGGGCTGACCCGCGACGGGGTGTATCTGGTGGAGGGCGGCGAGGTGGTCGGCGAGGTGAACAACTTCCGCTTCAACGAGTCCCCGGTGGACCTGCTGTCGCGGGCCACCGAGGCGGGGCGCACGGAGAAGACGCTGCCGCGCGAGTGGGGCGACTGGTTCACCCGGGCGGCGATGCCCGCGCTGCGCATCCCCGACTTCAACATGAGCTCGGTCAGCCCGGGGGTGTGA
- a CDS encoding DUF3099 domain-containing protein, which yields MRKQSGAEVFRITGARQGLADDVRGRQRRYVISMSVRTLSVVAAAVLWNVERYVAIVGLALGVLLPYVAVVIANAGRENTPSLPPTFVPAPTLPELGAASLADPAEPGPEAGQDFRSPDPNAGS from the coding sequence ATGCGGAAGCAGAGCGGTGCGGAGGTCTTCCGGATCACGGGCGCCCGGCAGGGTCTCGCGGACGATGTGCGTGGCAGGCAGCGGCGCTATGTGATCTCGATGTCCGTGCGCACGCTGTCGGTGGTCGCTGCGGCGGTCCTGTGGAACGTGGAGCGTTATGTGGCGATCGTGGGGCTGGCGCTGGGCGTTCTGCTCCCGTACGTCGCCGTCGTGATCGCCAACGCGGGCCGCGAGAACACCCCTTCGCTGCCGCCGACCTTCGTTCCGGCACCGACCCTGCCGGAGCTCGGGGCCGCATCGTTGGCAGACCCGGCGGAGCCTGGTCCGGAGGCCGGTCAGGACTTCCGCTCCCCGGATCCGAACGCCGGTTCCTGA
- the tyrS gene encoding tyrosine--tRNA ligase, translated as MTDIVDELKWRGLFAQSTDEDALRKALADGPVTFYCGFDPTAASLHVGHLVQVLTMRRLQRAGLRPLALVGGATGQIGDPRPTAERTLNDPGTVALWVARLRSQIEPFLSFEGENAAVMVNNLDWTAGMSAIEFLRDIGKHFRVNKMLTKDSIARRLESDEGISYTEFSYQLLQSMDFLELYRRHGCTLQQGGSDQWGNLTAGLDLIHRLEPGAEVHALATPLMTKADGTKFGKSESGAVWLDPEMTTPYAFYQFWLNVDDRDISRYMRILSFLSPAELEELEKVTEERPQARSAQRALAEELTTLVHGADQCAAVIAASKALFGQGELADLDEATLGAALSEVPHARVTELGPLVDLLVEVGLAPSKSGARRTVKEGGAYVNNVKVADGEVAPAREELLHGRWLVLRRGKKNLAAIEVTAG; from the coding sequence GTGACGGACATCGTCGACGAGCTGAAGTGGCGCGGGCTGTTCGCCCAGTCCACTGACGAGGACGCACTGCGCAAGGCTCTCGCGGACGGTCCCGTCACGTTCTATTGCGGCTTCGACCCGACGGCGGCCAGTCTGCACGTGGGCCACCTGGTGCAGGTGCTCACCATGCGCCGGCTCCAGCGGGCGGGGCTGCGGCCGCTCGCCCTGGTGGGCGGGGCCACGGGACAGATCGGTGACCCGCGCCCGACCGCCGAGCGCACGCTCAACGACCCGGGGACGGTCGCGCTCTGGGTGGCGCGGCTGCGGTCCCAGATCGAGCCGTTCCTGTCCTTCGAGGGCGAGAACGCCGCGGTCATGGTCAACAACCTGGACTGGACCGCGGGCATGTCCGCAATCGAGTTCCTGCGTGACATCGGCAAGCACTTCCGGGTCAACAAGATGCTCACCAAGGACTCCATCGCCCGGCGGCTGGAGTCCGACGAGGGCATCAGTTACACCGAGTTCAGCTACCAGCTGCTCCAGAGCATGGACTTCCTGGAGCTGTACCGGCGCCACGGCTGCACCCTCCAGCAGGGCGGCAGCGACCAGTGGGGCAACCTCACCGCGGGCCTGGACCTGATCCACCGGCTGGAGCCGGGTGCCGAGGTGCACGCGCTGGCGACCCCGCTGATGACGAAGGCGGACGGGACCAAGTTCGGCAAGTCCGAGAGCGGTGCCGTCTGGCTCGACCCGGAGATGACGACGCCGTACGCGTTCTACCAGTTCTGGCTGAACGTGGACGACCGGGACATCTCCCGCTACATGCGCATCCTCAGCTTCCTGAGCCCCGCCGAGCTGGAGGAGCTGGAGAAGGTCACGGAGGAGCGGCCGCAGGCGCGGTCGGCGCAGCGCGCGCTGGCCGAGGAGCTGACGACGCTGGTGCACGGCGCGGACCAGTGCGCCGCGGTCATCGCCGCGTCGAAGGCGCTGTTCGGCCAGGGTGAGCTGGCCGATCTGGACGAGGCGACGCTGGGCGCGGCGCTCTCCGAGGTGCCGCACGCGCGGGTCACCGAGCTGGGTCCGCTGGTGGACCTGCTGGTGGAGGTCGGTCTGGCGCCGAGCAAGTCGGGCGCGCGCCGCACGGTCAAGGAGGGCGGCGCGTACGTGAACAACGTCAAGGTCGCCGACGGCGAGGTGGCGCCGGCCCGCGAGGAGCTGTTGCACGGGCGCTGGCTGGTGCTGCGCCGGGGCAAGAAGAACCTCGCGGCCATCGAGGTCACGGCCGGCTGA
- a CDS encoding GlsB/YeaQ/YmgE family stress response membrane protein → MSWLWAIIVGLVLGLIAKAILPGKQQIPLWLTTIFGIIGSVLGNAVATGLGVNDTKGIDWTRHLLQLIGAVVVVGLGDMLWASIRGRNRQKT, encoded by the coding sequence ATGAGCTGGTTGTGGGCAATCATCGTGGGTCTGGTTCTCGGTCTGATCGCGAAGGCGATCCTCCCGGGGAAGCAGCAGATCCCACTCTGGCTGACGACCATTTTCGGCATCATCGGAAGTGTCCTCGGCAATGCTGTCGCCACCGGGCTCGGTGTCAACGACACCAAGGGCATCGACTGGACGCGCCACCTGCTCCAGCTGATCGGTGCCGTGGTGGTGGTCGGCCTCGGCGACATGCTGTGGGCATCGATCCGCGGCAGGAACCGGCAGAAGACCTGA